A region of Drosophila mauritiana strain mau12 chromosome 3L, ASM438214v1, whole genome shotgun sequence DNA encodes the following proteins:
- the LOC117139039 gene encoding uncharacterized protein LOC117139039 translates to MCDCGCYSYCLHDSSCYSHYHSHSHLHSHHCCAGYKYLKCLCRYYRHGHCTCSCWRRKCYLL, encoded by the coding sequence ATGTGCGACTGCGGCTGCTACTCCTACTGTCTGCATGACAGCTCCTGCTACAGCCACTATCACTCGCATTCTCATTTGCACTCGCATCACTGCTGTGCGGGCTATAAGTATCTGAAGTGCCTCTGCCGCTACTATCGCCATGGGCACTGCACCTGCTCCTGCTGGCGGCGGAAATGCTATCTGCTCTAA